TCCCATGGACCGCGGCATTCTCACCACCGCCTATTCCAGGCCGAAGCCGGGCGTGACCGAGGCGAACTTGCTCGACACGCTGCGCGAGTTTTACGCGAAGGAGCCATTCGTTCGCGTGGTCGAGCATTTGCCGGCCACCAAGGACACGACCGACACCAACTATTGCGATGTCACGGCGCGCCTGGTGCGCGGTCGCGTGATCACGATCAGCGTGCTCGACAATTTGATCAAGGGAGCCGCGGGGGCTGCCGTGCAGAACTTCAATCTGTTGTACGGCTATCCCGAAACGACAGCGCTATAAGAATCCAAATCGATTGAAAGTAATCTTCGACGCGCAGGAAGCAAACGAAATGTCTATCGCCGTACCACGAGGTTTTCGCATGGCCGGGGTTGCCTGCGGCATCAAGGCCTCGCAGAAAACCGACCTGTCGCTCATCGTCTCGCAATTGCCCGCCGTCGCCGCGGGTGTGTACACGCAGAACCTGGTGTGCGCCGCGCCCGTGACGTGGGACCGCAAGCACACGCCCAGCGATCGGATTCGCGCGGTCGTCGTCAACTCGGGCAATGCCAACGCCTGCACCGGTGAGCGTGGCGCCTCGGACGCGGCGCGGATGGCCGCCCTGGCGGGCGAGACGTGCGGCGCGCAAGCCGACCAGGTGCTCGTGCTGTCGACGGGCGTGATCGGCGTGTTCCTGCCGATGGATAAAGTCACGGCCGGCATCCGCGACGCCGCAGGAAAAATCGCCGATGATGAGAAATCGCTGGTGGCGGCCGCCACGGGCATGTTGACGACCGATACGACACACAAGCTGGCCGGCCGCCGCATTAAAATTGGCGATCGCACGATTCAGCTCACCGGCATGGCCAAGGGGGCCGCGATGATCGGCCCGCGCATGGCCACGATGCTGGGCGTGATCATGACCGACGCGGCGCTGCGGCCTGCCGACGCGCAGAATCTGCTCAACGCCGCCGTGGAAGACAGCTTCAACTGCATCAGCGTCGACGGTCATATGAGCACCAACGACACCGTGCTGCTCTTGGCCAACGGCGCCGCCGGCGACGAGCCGCTCTCGGGCGAGGCGCTCGCCGCGTTTGGCAAGGCCCTGGAGGAAGTCGCGATCGATCTGGCCAAGGCGATTCCAATCGACGGCGAAGGGGCCACGCACCTGATCACGGTCGAGGTCGACGGCTGTGCTTCGCGCGATGCGGCCCGGCAGATCGCAAAGACCGTCGCGGAAAGTCTGCTCGTGAAAACAGCCGTCGCGGGCGCGGATCCCAACTGGGGACGCATCGTCTCGGCGGCCGGCTACGCGGGCGTGCCGTTCCGGCCCGAGGGAGTTAGCCTGCGCGTCAACGGCGTGCCGCTTTACAAGGCCGGCCAGCCCACGGAGTTCGATCGAGCTGCGGTGTCGAAATCGATGCGCGAGAACCGCGACGTGACCATGCAACTATCGTTCAGCGAGGGTTCGGCGAAGGTGCGCTTCTGGACGACGGACCTGACGGCCGAGTACGTGCGGCTGAACGCGGATTACACGACCTGAACGTGGCGATGCTTTTCGCAGCCGAGTTTCGGCGACCCGCGGAAACGAAGAAGCGGCGGGCGAGCCCGCCGGCTACAGGGGGTATTGGTTTCTAGCGCTGGCGACCGGCGAAACGCCTTACCGGCCGCTGCTCGACGGACGCATTACGGTGCGCCGCTGGCTGGATGGCGCGCTTTGGGTGTTGACGCTCAGGCTGTCCCGTTCCATGGCTGCCAGAGAAATCTCCTTGGCCAGATTGCACAGTTGGTCGCGATCTTCTTCGGGCACCTTGGTGAGCTTCGCGGCCAGGTTCTGGACGACGCGAGGATCGCGTTCGGCGCTGCGCGAAACCATCGACATAAAGGCGGCCGTCTCGCGGAAATTGTGGTCGGCCGTTTTGCCCACCAGCGGCTGGAACGTCTTGGCGACGAATTCCAGGCCCACGTTCTGCAGTTGAATGAACGCGTCGAGCCGGCACGTGATGTAATACTTGTCGTCGGTTTCGCGCACGTAACCGGTCTTCAACACGAGCAGGCATTTGCCGTGTACGGGATTGATGAACAGCGGGCCGCTGTACGAGCCGTCGGCGTACATGACGTGGGTGTCATAGCTGCGATACAGGTACTCGACATGTCCGGCGGTTCCGACGCCGTCGTTGGCGCGGTAGGTGTCTTCGCCGGTTTTCTCGAGGCGCATATCGCTGACGTCCATCACCTCCCACATGTTCACGACCAGGTCGGGATGCTCGATCAGGAACAAGTACAGGTTCGGATCGCAGGCAATGACTTGTGTCGGCAGCCGGCGAAAGATCGAAACCTGCGACATGACCGAGGCGACTTTTTGCCGGCCATCGTCGGTCAACTTGTCCATGGGAATGACGCGTACGGCATCTTCCCGCGCCGAGCGCGAGGTGCTGGCGACTTCGGGCTTGGCCGCGCACGCCGCGCGTGGCGCAGCTCCCAGGGCCGCGGCGAAAGTGAGTGTCACCAAGAGTCCCGCCCACGAGCGCCAACCGTGGCGGCGCGGTTTGCGGGGCCGGCGAATCCGAGCGTGCGCGCGGTCCGGCATCGCCATCGTCTGATGTTCGTCCACGAAGTCCCCCCCTTCAGGAACTGCCGGAGTCTCGATTTTCGAGAGCCAGACCATCAGGCCGGCCGTCAACACCGAGATATCCGCGGCCGCATCGCGGCCCTTACGGTTATTCGGCTTTTGCCTGTCGCGAAGGCCAGAGAATCTGGCATGCCTTTGAGGGGGCTGCTAGCACGCGGCGAAACTCGGCGGTTGCGGTGGTTGGTTGCAGGCGATTGGGTGGCCCTGACAACTTGTTGTCAGGGCGCCGCACGCGCATAGCGTTCTCCGACCGTGGCTGATAAAGAACGGGCGCTGAAACGGAGCCGGAGCGCCTGCGGCGCACGGACTGGCGAGCTGTCCGTGCCACCCAGGGAACGGCCGCCACCAGCGTCGCGTTGCGAGCGAAAACGAAAACGCCCACGGCCGGGTGACCGTGGGCGTTTGGTGCGTATCTCCGGCATGTTCAGGAACAGTTGCTAGCGCGTCTGCCGGAAACTAGTCGCGGTTCCGCATTTTCACCAGCAGCCGCAGAATTTCCAGGTACAGCCACACCAGGGTGACCAGCAATCCGAACGCGCCGTACCACTCCATGTACTTGGGGGCGCCGCGGGTGACGCCGGTCTCGATGAAATCGAAGTCGAGCACCAGGTTGAGCGCCGCG
The sequence above is drawn from the Pirellulales bacterium genome and encodes:
- the argJ gene encoding bifunctional glutamate N-acetyltransferase/amino-acid acetyltransferase ArgJ, which gives rise to MSIAVPRGFRMAGVACGIKASQKTDLSLIVSQLPAVAAGVYTQNLVCAAPVTWDRKHTPSDRIRAVVVNSGNANACTGERGASDAARMAALAGETCGAQADQVLVLSTGVIGVFLPMDKVTAGIRDAAGKIADDEKSLVAAATGMLTTDTTHKLAGRRIKIGDRTIQLTGMAKGAAMIGPRMATMLGVIMTDAALRPADAQNLLNAAVEDSFNCISVDGHMSTNDTVLLLANGAAGDEPLSGEALAAFGKALEEVAIDLAKAIPIDGEGATHLITVEVDGCASRDAARQIAKTVAESLLVKTAVAGADPNWGRIVSAAGYAGVPFRPEGVSLRVNGVPLYKAGQPTEFDRAAVSKSMRENRDVTMQLSFSEGSAKVRFWTTDLTAEYVRLNADYTT